The Tautonia marina genome has a window encoding:
- a CDS encoding RNA polymerase sigma factor: protein MTVVEDARPTSMTLLDRVRADDQEAWNRLIHLYAPLVRYWCRRGGVAEGELDDVTQEVFRAVASSIGDFRRDRAGDRFRGWLRGVTRNKVLDWHRARGRRPAEAEGGTAAGRALQQHPEPPAETDPIDDPDERRELDGVYRRALGLVRSEFEGKTWDAFWRVTVEGHATADVAAALGVSTAAVRQAKSRVLRRLRQEVGDLIA, encoded by the coding sequence GTGACCGTCGTGGAGGATGCTCGTCCGACGTCGATGACCCTGCTCGATCGGGTCCGAGCCGACGATCAGGAGGCCTGGAACCGCCTGATCCACCTCTACGCCCCTTTGGTCCGGTACTGGTGCCGACGGGGGGGGGTTGCCGAGGGTGAACTTGACGACGTGACCCAGGAGGTCTTCCGGGCGGTGGCGTCGAGTATCGGCGACTTCCGACGAGACCGGGCGGGAGACCGCTTCCGGGGCTGGTTGCGGGGGGTGACGCGGAACAAGGTGCTCGACTGGCACCGAGCCCGGGGCCGGCGGCCGGCCGAGGCCGAGGGAGGTACGGCGGCCGGTCGGGCCTTGCAGCAGCATCCCGAACCGCCGGCCGAGACCGACCCGATCGACGACCCCGACGAGCGCCGAGAACTCGACGGCGTCTACCGGAGGGCGCTGGGACTGGTCCGCTCCGAGTTCGAGGGCAAAACCTGGGACGCCTTCTGGCGGGTGACCGTCGAGGGCCACGCAACGGCCGACGTCGCCGCCGCGCTGGGCGTGAGCACGGCCGCCGTCCGGCAGGCCAAGAGCCGGGTCCTCCGCCGGCTCAGACAGGAGGTCGGCGACCTGATCGCGTAG
- a CDS encoding STAS domain-containing protein: MSDTTGLEDSSLEELFRSEVESHLEVLGAALLDLEQAPGDPSRVDEMMRAAHSIKGAARVVRVEAAVRVAHVMEDCFLGVQDGALTLSPTDVDVLLRGVDLLGKISEATRTPGEDLSSRFDEAVRSFVLEVNAILASRGRPLTTPSGLASSPPREAVAADVPAPDPPLVMPPAEATTMPVATTIAFPGYLDAGAAEEIRLRFLSAVGRGCDAVRLDLRATKDLDVQGLALLAALPRHVARHGRPRLRMAGVSAEMEAVLRVTGLGGAFDLRGVQAPRDS; this comes from the coding sequence ATGAGCGACACGACGGGCCTCGAGGATTCCTCCCTCGAGGAGCTGTTTCGGTCTGAGGTCGAGTCGCACCTGGAGGTGCTGGGCGCCGCGCTGCTGGACCTGGAACAGGCGCCCGGCGACCCGTCTCGCGTGGACGAGATGATGCGGGCGGCGCACTCGATCAAGGGGGCGGCCCGCGTGGTCCGCGTGGAGGCGGCGGTGCGCGTTGCCCACGTCATGGAGGATTGCTTCCTCGGGGTCCAGGACGGGGCCCTGACGCTCTCGCCCACCGACGTGGACGTCCTGCTGCGGGGCGTGGATTTGCTGGGCAAGATCTCGGAGGCGACGAGGACCCCCGGCGAGGACCTTTCGAGCCGGTTCGACGAGGCGGTTCGGTCGTTCGTCCTCGAGGTCAACGCCATCCTCGCCTCGCGGGGACGACCGTTGACGACCCCTTCCGGGCTTGCATCCAGCCCTCCCCGCGAGGCGGTGGCGGCCGATGTTCCCGCCCCCGATCCCCCCCTCGTCATGCCGCCCGCCGAGGCGACCACCATGCCCGTCGCGACGACGATCGCGTTCCCCGGGTACCTCGACGCGGGGGCGGCCGAGGAGATCCGCCTGCGGTTCCTCTCGGCCGTCGGGCGCGGGTGCGACGCCGTGCGGCTCGACCTGCGGGCGACCAAGGACCTCGACGTGCAGGGCCTGGCGCTGCTGGCCGCTCTCCCCCGGCATGTCGCCCGACACGGCCGCCCGAGGCTCCGGATGGCCGGGGTGTCGGCGGAGATGGAGGCGGTGCTCCGCGTGACGGGGCTGGGCGGGGCGTTCGACCTGCGAGGCGTCCAGGCACCCCGGGACTCGTGA
- a CDS encoding hybrid sensor histidine kinase/response regulator, which yields MKIPTDEFVIQAREHLAALEHILLSLEGPVLGAASRERVDRCLRIVHSIKGDAGFLGFTAIRTLADAMETVLETLRDPGGHPPNPAAVERLLLARDRLAALVDDLESGREADLGGLLDELERVARQGVGGPEGWDLDLREVDRLQSGRLAGFFAAFERLGRVSSPAVVLDAEDLSGGLPSGPVRFRVALASETPREEIRRALGLPEVAGPEGRGAVVPLAVDLAEWSRSRGQSLATLLADLDRWGRVEGASLEFEQDDLGRGLTPGPVVLRGQFRTAMPEDDVARRLAFPIAAEPPEAVDPPPAPATGVEPPLAPAAGGAVAAAEPERASLRINVELLDRLMTLTSELTLIRNQSLLAFDLDDDRVRPIVQRLDAVTSALQETVLRSRMQPIGNLFGKFPRVVRDLARQLGKQVELRLVGRDVELDKTILEQLSDPLTHLVRNSVDHGIEPPDERVARGKPPVGRIVLSASHEEGRIRIEIRDDGRGLDPQSIRDKALAMRLKTEAELDRMADRELSMLILVPGFSTARAVSDVSGRGVGMDVVKTNIEHLEGTLAIDSRPGAGTAMILRLPLTLAIIPCLIVTVGGERYAVPQRDLEEAVCLHPRLAGRVVRAFDTEVYRLRGQLLPIVRLADVLRRRRPPGADADADAGAGGDRGEETGGTGQAIAYILVLRSASRRFGLVVDEVRGTEEVVVKPMHPAIKPIGIFSGATIMGDGRVALIVDVAGIVEHARPGFEPAAETAAEAARGPDASKAVQPHRVLLFEHGPHEQFALPLLQIRRVEMVDLDRVERVGEHEYVAVDGVSMRLLRLDRVMGVSAPPPLAAGAGRVPLILPKFVAQPMAILASRIVDTEALAVELQSHPEHDRGILGSAIVRGRMTLFVDIFRLSAQLFGTPPSPGPARGERPRRLLLLDDTPFFLEVVRRYLSEEGHEVETAVNGLDGLARLADGPPFDLIVSDIEMPVMDGWEFAREVRRRGVPTPLLALTSLSGAAYEARARECGFDDYEVKLDHDRLVRKVAALLGGREAGA from the coding sequence ATGAAGATCCCGACGGACGAGTTCGTGATCCAGGCGCGTGAGCACCTGGCGGCCCTCGAGCACATCCTCCTGTCGCTGGAGGGTCCGGTCCTCGGCGCGGCCTCCCGGGAGCGGGTCGACCGCTGCCTGAGAATCGTCCACTCCATCAAGGGGGACGCCGGCTTCCTCGGGTTCACGGCGATCCGGACGCTGGCCGACGCGATGGAGACGGTCCTCGAGACGTTGCGCGATCCGGGCGGGCATCCCCCGAACCCGGCCGCCGTCGAGCGGCTTCTGCTGGCCCGCGATCGGCTGGCGGCCCTTGTGGATGACCTCGAGAGCGGTCGCGAGGCGGATCTCGGGGGGCTCCTCGACGAACTCGAGCGGGTCGCCCGGCAAGGGGTGGGCGGCCCTGAGGGTTGGGACCTCGACCTCCGCGAGGTGGATCGCCTCCAGTCCGGCCGCCTCGCCGGCTTCTTCGCAGCGTTCGAGCGGCTTGGCCGGGTGTCGTCCCCAGCGGTCGTCCTCGACGCCGAGGATCTCTCCGGCGGCCTCCCCTCGGGGCCCGTCCGCTTCCGGGTCGCGCTCGCGTCGGAGACGCCTCGGGAGGAGATCCGGCGCGCGCTCGGGCTGCCGGAAGTCGCCGGGCCGGAGGGCAGGGGGGCCGTCGTCCCGCTGGCGGTCGACCTGGCCGAATGGTCGCGTTCCCGTGGCCAGTCGCTGGCGACGCTGCTCGCCGATCTCGACCGATGGGGGCGCGTTGAGGGGGCCAGCCTGGAGTTCGAGCAGGACGACCTGGGCAGGGGCCTGACCCCGGGGCCCGTCGTGTTGCGTGGGCAGTTCCGGACCGCGATGCCGGAGGACGACGTGGCGAGACGCCTCGCGTTTCCCATCGCGGCCGAGCCCCCCGAGGCGGTGGACCCGCCGCCCGCGCCCGCAACGGGGGTCGAGCCGCCGCTCGCCCCGGCCGCCGGGGGGGCCGTCGCGGCGGCGGAGCCGGAGCGGGCCTCGCTCCGGATCAACGTCGAGCTGCTCGACCGCCTGATGACGCTGACCAGCGAGCTGACCCTCATCCGCAACCAGTCGCTGCTGGCCTTTGATTTGGACGACGACCGGGTCCGCCCCATCGTGCAGCGGCTCGACGCGGTCACCTCGGCGTTGCAGGAGACGGTCCTCCGCTCCCGGATGCAGCCGATCGGCAATCTCTTCGGCAAGTTCCCCCGGGTGGTCCGGGACCTGGCCCGGCAGCTCGGCAAGCAGGTGGAACTCCGTCTGGTCGGTCGGGACGTCGAGCTCGACAAGACGATCCTCGAACAGCTCTCCGACCCGCTCACCCACCTCGTCCGCAACAGCGTCGACCACGGCATCGAGCCCCCCGACGAGCGGGTCGCGAGGGGCAAGCCGCCGGTCGGCCGCATCGTCCTGTCGGCATCGCACGAGGAGGGCCGGATCCGCATCGAGATCCGCGACGACGGGCGGGGGCTCGATCCCCAGTCCATCCGCGACAAGGCGCTCGCGATGCGGCTGAAGACCGAGGCCGAGCTCGACCGCATGGCGGATCGCGAGCTCTCCATGTTGATCCTGGTCCCGGGGTTCTCGACCGCCCGGGCCGTGTCGGACGTGTCGGGCCGGGGGGTCGGCATGGACGTGGTGAAGACGAACATCGAGCACCTCGAGGGGACGCTGGCGATCGACTCGCGGCCGGGAGCCGGCACGGCGATGATCCTCCGGCTGCCGCTGACCCTGGCGATCATCCCCTGCCTGATCGTCACTGTGGGGGGGGAGCGTTACGCCGTCCCCCAGCGGGACCTGGAGGAGGCCGTCTGCCTGCATCCCCGGCTGGCCGGTCGGGTCGTCCGGGCGTTCGACACCGAGGTCTATCGGCTTCGAGGGCAGCTCTTGCCGATCGTGCGGTTGGCCGACGTGCTCCGCCGCCGGAGGCCCCCCGGGGCTGATGCTGATGCTGATGCCGGGGCCGGGGGCGATCGGGGAGAGGAGACGGGAGGGACAGGGCAGGCGATCGCGTACATCCTGGTGCTGCGGTCGGCCTCGCGGCGGTTCGGGCTGGTGGTCGACGAGGTCCGGGGCACGGAGGAGGTCGTCGTCAAGCCGATGCACCCGGCGATCAAGCCGATCGGCATCTTCTCCGGCGCGACGATCATGGGGGACGGCCGGGTCGCGCTCATCGTCGACGTCGCCGGCATCGTTGAGCACGCCCGGCCGGGCTTCGAGCCGGCGGCGGAGACCGCCGCCGAGGCCGCGCGAGGCCCGGACGCATCGAAGGCGGTCCAGCCCCACCGCGTGCTCCTGTTCGAGCATGGCCCCCACGAGCAGTTCGCGCTGCCACTGCTCCAGATCCGTCGGGTCGAGATGGTCGACCTCGACCGGGTCGAGCGTGTCGGCGAGCACGAGTACGTGGCCGTGGACGGCGTGTCGATGCGGCTGCTCCGGCTCGATCGGGTGATGGGGGTCTCGGCCCCGCCCCCGTTGGCGGCGGGAGCCGGGCGGGTGCCCCTGATCCTGCCGAAGTTCGTCGCCCAGCCGATGGCGATTCTCGCGAGCCGGATCGTGGACACCGAGGCCTTGGCGGTCGAGTTGCAATCCCACCCGGAGCACGACCGAGGGATCCTCGGGTCGGCCATCGTCCGCGGCCGGATGACGCTCTTCGTGGACATCTTCCGGCTGTCGGCCCAGCTGTTCGGCACGCCTCCCTCGCCAGGCCCGGCACGCGGGGAACGCCCCCGACGGCTGCTCCTGCTGGACGACACCCCGTTCTTCCTCGAGGTGGTGCGACGCTACCTGTCGGAGGAGGGGCACGAGGTCGAGACCGCCGTCAACGGCCTGGACGGCCTGGCCCGCCTCGCGGACGGCCCACCGTTCGACCTGATCGTCTCGGACATCGAGATGCCGGTCATGGACGGCTGGGAATTTGCCCGCGAGGTGCGACGACGCGGAGTTCCCACCCCCTTGCTCGCTCTGACCTCCCTGAGCGGGGCTGCCTACGAGGCGAGGGCCAGGGAGTGCGGCTTCGACGACTACGAGGTCAAGCTCGACCACGACCGGCTCGTCCGGAAGGTCGCGGCGCTCCTGGGTGGCCGGGAGGCCGGCGCATGA
- a CDS encoding chemotaxis protein CheW, with protein MASPRLFCTFRLAGGLFGVDLLDVKEITAETTTTRVAHAPDEVLGLVNIRGHIYLALDLRRLLGLPASGVAAESRLVLFKPSVGAAFGVMVDEIADIQAADPGLIDPFSRADLPGDGPGAVRVELIESVIRLADELLVVLAPRRFLPVVERALAGPA; from the coding sequence ATGGCATCGCCCCGCCTGTTCTGCACGTTCCGCCTGGCCGGTGGCCTCTTCGGCGTCGACCTCCTCGACGTCAAGGAGATCACGGCGGAGACGACCACCACCCGGGTCGCCCACGCCCCGGACGAGGTGCTCGGCCTGGTCAATATCCGGGGCCACATCTATCTGGCCCTGGACCTTCGCCGGCTGCTGGGTCTGCCGGCCTCGGGCGTCGCCGCCGAAAGCCGCCTGGTGCTGTTCAAGCCATCGGTCGGCGCCGCGTTCGGCGTGATGGTCGACGAGATCGCCGACATCCAGGCCGCCGACCCGGGCCTCATCGACCCCTTCTCCCGCGCCGACCTGCCGGGCGACGGGCCGGGGGCGGTCCGCGTCGAGCTGATCGAGTCCGTCATCCGGCTGGCCGACGAACTGCTGGTTGTCCTGGCCCCTCGGCGTTTCCTCCCGGTCGTCGAGCGGGCCCTGGCCGGCCCTGCCTGA